Part of the Streptomyces europaeiscabiei genome is shown below.
ATCTTGGGCGGCTGGGGCACACCACAGCGCAGTATGATCACCGCGTCGCCCCAGCCTGCCGTCAGCGCGGAGGCAGGCTGAGGATCTTGGCGGCCGAGACCGTCCACCTCTCGCGGCAGGGCCCCGTCCAGCTTCCGGCACAGTTTCGTGGCGGCAGCCCCAGGGCTGGGAACCGCCGCCGAGCCGCCGTCGTCTGCTGAGGAGCAGCCCGCGACGGCGATCAACGACACGGCCAGGACGGGCAGCCCGAGGCGAGCGGAGCGCCGGTGACGGAACGAGTTCACCGGCCAAGGGTAGACGGGGGCTACAGATGCACGACCGGGCAGGTCAGGGTGCGGGTGATCCCGTCCACTTGCTGGACCTTCGCGACCACCAGCCGGCCGAGGTCGTCGACGGTGTCGGCCTGGGCGCGCACGATGACGTCGTAGGGACCCGTCACGTCCTCGGCCTGGACGACCCCAGGGATCTTGCTGATTGCGTCGGCGACGGTCGACGCCTTGCCGACCTCGGTCTGGATCAGGATGTACGCCTGTACCACGGAACCTCCAGGGCGGCCACGAGGATCATGTGGGGAAAAGGAACGCCACGGTATCGCGTCGCCACGCGCCGCGGGGAGACCCGTGGAGGCCGCGCCGCGCACACCGGGGTGCGGGGACGACGGAAGTTGACGGTCCACTCGACCGTACCGAGGACGACAACGGCCCGCGACCGGGCACGCGTGACACTGGAAGCGGCACGAGAAGGGGCGATACGACGATGAAGGGCACCGTGGGAGAGCTGGGGGAGTTCGGGCTCATCAGGGAGTTGACCTCCCGGCTCACCACCACCCCGGCGGTCCGGGTCGGGCCCGGCGACGACGCCGCCGTGGTGGCGGCGCCGGACCGCAGGGTCGTGGCGAGCACCGACCTGCTCCTTGAGGGACGGCACTTCCGGCGCGACTGGTCCACGGCGTACGACGTCGGACGCAAGGCGGCCGCGCAGAACCTCGCGGACATCGCCGCCATGGGCGCCGTGCCCACCGCGCTGCTCCTCGGCCTGGTCGCGCCCGCCGAACTCCCGGTGACCTGGGCCACCGAGCTGATGGACGGCCTGCGCGACGAGTGCCAGGTCGCCGGTGCGGCCGTGGTGGGCGGTGACGTCGTCCGCGGCGACACCATCATGATCTCGATCACCGCTCTCGGCGATCTGCGCAACCACGAGCCCGTGACCAGGGGCGGTGCCCAGCCCGGCGACGTCGTGGCCGTCACCGGCTGGCTCGGCTGGTCCGCCGCCGGGCACGCGGTGCTCTCCCGCGGCTTCCGCTCGCCCCGCGCCTTCGTGGAGGCCCACCGGCGCCCCGAGCCGCCGTACCACGCGGGCCCCGCCGCCGCCTCCCTGGGCGCGACCGCGATGTGTGACGTGAGCGACGGGCTGATCGCGGACCTGGGCCACATCGCCGAGGCGAGCAAGTGCCGGATCGACATCCGCTCCGGCGCGATCGACATCCCCTCCCAGATGCACGACATCGGGCAGGCCGTCGGCGTCGACCCCCTCCAGTGGGTGCTCACCGGCGGAGAGGACCACGCGATCGTGGCGACCTTCCCGCCGGAGGTGAAGCTGCCCGCGCGGTGGAAGGTGATCGGCGAGGTCCTCAACCCCTCGGCGCTGCCCCAGGTGACCGTGGACGGGGCACCCTGGACCAGCAAGGGCGGCTGGGACCACTTCGCGGACATCGAGTCGTGAGCGCGTCCGGAGCCGCGGGGCCGGCGGGCGCCCCGGTGAGGGTGCTCACCGTGGCCGGGTCCGACTCCGGCGGCGGGGCCGGGATCCAGGCCGACCTGAAGACGATGCTCGCGCTCGGTGTGCACGGCATGAGCGTCGTCACGGCCGTCACCGCACAGAACTCCCTCGGTGTGCAGGGCGCTTGGGAACTGCCCGTCGAGGCCGTGCGCGCCCAGTACCGCAGTGTCGTCGACGACATCGGCGTCCAGGCGGTCAAGACAGGCATGCTCGCCTCCGCCGAACTCGTCGAGGCGGTCGCCGAGTTGCTGGCCGCCACGGACGCACCCGTCGTCGTCGACCCGGTCGGCGTCTCCAAGCACGGCGACCCGCTCCTGGCCGCCTCCGCGCTGGACTTTGTACGGACGCGACTGCTGCCGGTGGCGACCGTGGCGACTCCCAACCTCGACGAGGTCGCCCAACTCACCGGCATACGGGTCCGGTCGGAGGCCGGGATGCGCGAGGCGGCCGAGGCCCTGCTGGCGTACGGGCCCCGATGGGCGCTGATCAAGGGCGGGCATCTCTCGGGAGACGCCGTCGACCTGCTGACCGACGGTTCCGACGAGCACTGGTTGCGGGCCCCCAGGTACGACAACCGGCACACGCACGGCACTGGCTGCACCCTCGCCTCCGCGATCGCTTCGCACCTCGCGCTGGGACGGACCGTGCCGGAGGCCGTGGCGGCGGCCAAGGAGTACGTCACCGGGGCGATCGCCGCCGGGTTCGCGCTCGGTGGGGGGATCGGACCCGTGGCGCACGGGTGGGCCCTGACGCGTGGGACGCCGGCAGCTTGATGTTCGTGGCCGACTTCTCGGTGAGCCGGTCGGCGTGGATCTGCGCGGTCGCTTCGCAGTACAGCGTGATCGCGTCGCCGTACGGGTGGTGGGCCCCAGGACGTTCGGGGACGGCACGCACCTCCGGCCGGGGTGTGGGGCCGCCCTGGTCCGGCGCGACGAGATGGGGGCGGGCGGACATGGCAAAAAGCCGGCCCACCTTATGGTGGACCGGCTCTGAGCAGCGAACCAGCAGTGGCCGCGCGCTGGCTGAGCGTCAGCGCGAGACCTTGCCGGCCTTGATGCACGAGGTGCAGGCGTTCACGCGCTTCGGCGTCCCACCGACCACGGTACGTACGCGCTGGATGTTCGGGTTCCAGCGACGGGACGTACGGCGGTGCGA
Proteins encoded:
- a CDS encoding Lrp/AsnC family transcriptional regulator gives rise to the protein MVQAYILIQTEVGKASTVADAISKIPGVVQAEDVTGPYDVIVRAQADTVDDLGRLVVAKVQQVDGITRTLTCPVVHL
- the rpmB gene encoding 50S ribosomal protein L28, yielding MAANCDVCGKGPGFGNNISHSHRRTSRRWNPNIQRVRTVVGGTPKRVNACTSCIKAGKVSR
- a CDS encoding thiamine-phosphate kinase, with the protein product MKGTVGELGEFGLIRELTSRLTTTPAVRVGPGDDAAVVAAPDRRVVASTDLLLEGRHFRRDWSTAYDVGRKAAAQNLADIAAMGAVPTALLLGLVAPAELPVTWATELMDGLRDECQVAGAAVVGGDVVRGDTIMISITALGDLRNHEPVTRGGAQPGDVVAVTGWLGWSAAGHAVLSRGFRSPRAFVEAHRRPEPPYHAGPAAASLGATAMCDVSDGLIADLGHIAEASKCRIDIRSGAIDIPSQMHDIGQAVGVDPLQWVLTGGEDHAIVATFPPEVKLPARWKVIGEVLNPSALPQVTVDGAPWTSKGGWDHFADIES
- a CDS encoding DUF3515 domain-containing protein, which translates into the protein MNSFRHRRSARLGLPVLAVSLIAVAGCSSADDGGSAAVPSPGAAATKLCRKLDGALPREVDGLGRQDPQPASALTAGWGDAVIILRCGVPQPPKMIDPGVAEGRDAEAVAGAVDGVDWLMEKQDDGAYRFTTANRSAYVEVTVSADRAGEDTSPILVGLAPAIKKAVPEGVAS
- the thiD gene encoding bifunctional hydroxymethylpyrimidine kinase/phosphomethylpyrimidine kinase, producing the protein MSASGAAGPAGAPVRVLTVAGSDSGGGAGIQADLKTMLALGVHGMSVVTAVTAQNSLGVQGAWELPVEAVRAQYRSVVDDIGVQAVKTGMLASAELVEAVAELLAATDAPVVVDPVGVSKHGDPLLAASALDFVRTRLLPVATVATPNLDEVAQLTGIRVRSEAGMREAAEALLAYGPRWALIKGGHLSGDAVDLLTDGSDEHWLRAPRYDNRHTHGTGCTLASAIASHLALGRTVPEAVAAAKEYVTGAIAAGFALGGGIGPVAHGWALTRGTPAA